From Denitrovibrio acetiphilus DSM 12809, the proteins below share one genomic window:
- a CDS encoding nickel-dependent hydrogenase large subunit, which translates to MSKLLTVDPLTRIEGHMSVETAVESGKVSEVRIAGNMYRGFERMLLGRHPVDSARIAQRICGVCHEVHGVSSVMALEQIFGITPPANGIILRDMILGLHIVTDHILHFYNLCLPDYVNLSSAAGYNGKDRDLRNISDWLSSSGTAFMQNRTEGNYIKDKDSARRFALNYFEAIKIRSQAAGGLAILGAKVPFIHALMPGGITTEITTDALMKYYRALDATAEFVSSSFMPDVIEIAQRFPEYFDIGEAYNTFYAHQSFNSAKGDLFTQGVIADGEKVDFDYNKVKELIGSSYYKADGSPDENAEGAYSWIKAPRYDGIPLETGPIARAAVGNDEEFKSLLRRLGQKSIKSSVMGRLLARAHESVMLCNYLYGRTEEYVIGKPAIRAVDLQAPVSGEGIGFSVAARGALVHHITAYKGKVTDYKMIVPSTWNFGPTVDGRLGVAEKAVLGTPVNYGGVSGSIEVGRVIRSFDPCTACSIH; encoded by the coding sequence ATGTCTAAATTGTTAACAGTTGACCCTCTCACTCGTATCGAAGGGCATATGAGTGTGGAGACTGCTGTCGAGTCTGGAAAAGTTTCTGAGGTTCGGATAGCTGGGAATATGTACAGAGGTTTCGAAAGAATGCTTCTGGGCAGGCATCCTGTGGATTCTGCCAGAATTGCGCAGAGGATATGCGGAGTCTGCCATGAGGTACACGGAGTATCCTCTGTGATGGCTCTTGAGCAGATTTTCGGAATAACGCCTCCTGCCAACGGTATCATCCTGCGGGACATGATACTCGGTCTTCACATCGTTACTGATCACATTCTCCACTTCTATAACTTATGCCTGCCTGACTACGTCAATCTATCATCTGCTGCGGGATACAACGGGAAAGACAGAGACCTGAGAAACATATCAGACTGGCTTAGTTCGTCGGGAACTGCTTTTATGCAGAACAGGACAGAAGGCAACTACATAAAAGATAAAGATAGTGCCAGAAGGTTTGCTTTGAACTACTTCGAGGCGATTAAAATAAGAAGTCAAGCGGCGGGCGGACTTGCTATTCTGGGTGCAAAAGTGCCTTTTATTCATGCGCTTATGCCTGGTGGTATTACCACTGAGATTACAACTGACGCCTTAATGAAATACTACAGAGCACTTGATGCAACGGCTGAGTTTGTCAGCAGTTCATTTATGCCGGATGTAATAGAGATTGCCCAGAGATTTCCGGAATATTTCGATATAGGTGAAGCCTATAATACATTTTATGCACACCAGTCATTCAACTCTGCAAAGGGGGACCTGTTCACGCAGGGGGTGATTGCGGACGGTGAAAAAGTTGATTTCGATTATAACAAAGTCAAAGAGCTGATAGGTTCTTCATATTATAAAGCTGACGGAAGCCCTGATGAAAACGCAGAAGGTGCGTATAGCTGGATAAAAGCACCCAGATATGACGGGATTCCTCTTGAAACCGGTCCTATAGCAAGAGCGGCTGTGGGGAATGACGAAGAATTTAAGTCGCTCCTCAGAAGACTAGGTCAGAAATCCATAAAGTCATCTGTGATGGGCAGGCTGCTTGCAAGGGCCCACGAGTCAGTTATGTTATGTAATTATTTATATGGCAGAACGGAAGAATATGTCATAGGCAAACCTGCTATCAGAGCTGTTGACCTTCAAGCTCCGGTTTCGGGGGAAGGGATAGGCTTCTCAGTTGCTGCAAGAGGTGCTCTTGTGCACCATATCACAGCTTATAAAGGCAAAGTTACTGACTATAAAATGATAGTGCCTTCAACATGGAACTTTGGTCCCACAGTGGACGGCAGGCTTGGGGTTGCGGAGAAAGCAGTGCTGGGCACTCCGGTTAATTACGGCGGGGTAAGCGGCTCCATAGAAGTAGGCAGGGTCATAAGAAGTTTTGACCCGTGCACTGCCTGCTCAATTCATTAG
- a CDS encoding tyrosine-type recombinase/integrase, translating to MNTKKKLTDAVVRNAKPATQGSGYYYIWDTELKGFALRVTGRPTKSYVIRYRNEEGRQKVMTLFRASNITADEARRKARTKLTEAQGGTDILKEKQEKRKAMLFSEFAEIYLEHHARPNNSAGTVKTNESYLERLILPAFGNRPLKSITPEDTAKLHHKIGKSTPVQANRVHALLRKMFTLAETWRYIPQNTNPCVHTQKYKETPVQRFLTPDETKRLEDVLEKYEEKYYSAVLALRLLMYTGCRKEEILTLKWENIKNELNLLHIPKSKTGEKNVPVSHEVLDMLENAYKVNEYVCFGKFENSRLIGLQKIWERLRKEAGLEDVRIHDLRHSFASTAISGGINIEFISKLLGHKRITTTEYYYAHVQNDPLHEAANKIATSITTARKTGKGLRRVK from the coding sequence ATGAACACAAAGAAGAAGCTCACTGACGCTGTTGTACGAAATGCTAAACCAGCGACACAAGGGAGCGGGTATTACTACATTTGGGATACTGAGCTAAAGGGCTTTGCCCTGCGTGTTACAGGGAGACCTACGAAATCATATGTAATTAGGTACAGAAATGAAGAAGGCCGACAGAAGGTCATGACTCTTTTCAGAGCTTCCAATATCACTGCCGATGAAGCAAGAAGAAAGGCCAGAACTAAGCTCACAGAGGCTCAGGGCGGGACTGACATTCTTAAAGAGAAGCAGGAAAAGCGCAAAGCGATGCTGTTCTCCGAATTTGCTGAAATATATCTGGAGCACCATGCAAGACCTAACAACAGTGCCGGCACTGTGAAAACCAATGAAAGCTACCTAGAAAGACTTATTCTGCCAGCGTTTGGCAACAGACCTCTTAAAAGCATTACACCTGAAGACACTGCAAAGCTTCATCACAAAATCGGCAAGTCAACTCCTGTCCAGGCAAACAGAGTACACGCACTGCTTCGCAAAATGTTTACCTTGGCTGAGACATGGAGATATATACCTCAAAATACTAATCCATGTGTCCACACTCAGAAATACAAAGAAACTCCTGTGCAGAGGTTTCTCACTCCTGATGAGACTAAAAGGCTCGAAGACGTTCTAGAGAAATATGAAGAGAAGTATTACTCAGCTGTACTTGCTTTGAGGCTTTTAATGTACACGGGCTGCAGGAAAGAAGAGATACTTACCCTCAAGTGGGAAAATATCAAGAATGAGCTTAATTTGCTCCACATACCAAAATCTAAAACCGGCGAGAAGAACGTGCCTGTCTCCCACGAGGTTTTGGATATGCTAGAGAACGCTTATAAGGTCAACGAGTATGTCTGCTTTGGCAAATTCGAAAACTCCCGTCTAATAGGTTTACAAAAGATTTGGGAACGTCTCCGAAAAGAAGCTGGACTGGAAGATGTAAGAATACATGACCTGCGCCACTCTTTTGCCTCAACAGCTATCTCAGGGGGCATCAACATTGAGTTCATTTCAAAACTGTTGGGGCACAAACGTATTACAACGACTGAATACTACTATGCCCATGTACAAAACGATCCACTCCACGAGGCAGCTAATAAAATAGCCACCAGCATTACCACAGCTAGAAAAACAGGAAAAGGATTAAGACGAGTCAAATAA